A genomic region of Sphingobacteriales bacterium contains the following coding sequences:
- a CDS encoding tetratricopeptide repeat protein, translating to MTHKRQLGIVALLVLSLFVQWNTTMAQNKKKGNGKQSNSAALKHTLEGEDVFIQAQKALILQHYEEAKTLFDRCVEIDAKNDAAYYELSRIAYDERQTADALRYIEKAVKLDPDNKWYQLMYADVLGIVGSMDKSEEVYQALIKKDPDNPEYYYDLAYTLKFKNDAAGALKVFDKLEQLMGIDENITLEKQRLYMELEQPEKAIEEMQKLIEKYPHREKYYLLLAELYVVMNQKDKAIEAYRKILEFNPNHPMARLAMAEYHLDNGDSEQYMQELRGFFSNPAVGAHGKVEVLLAKYGDYASKKGTPAFDEVLELSKIMIDTHPEDAEANAIRADILFYGGEKEASIPLYQKSTQLDGSNYLVWQQLFYVLADLNKHQDLADNTQAAIDLFPNQPLPYFFNGLANNHLNNYEKAVKSLKKASFIATDNTNLLTEIYAQLGDIYNTTREYKKSDESYEESLRIDPNNAYVLNNYSYYLSVRNENLDKAEEMSKKSNEIEPDNISFLDTYAWIMFQQQKYADAATWIEKALAQGGDKRPVIVEHAGDIYFKLGNVNKAVEMWIKSKELGNKNPELDKKIAEKRF from the coding sequence ATGACACATAAACGGCAGCTGGGTATCGTGGCTTTGTTGGTTTTGAGCCTGTTTGTACAGTGGAATACCACTATGGCGCAAAACAAAAAGAAAGGCAACGGCAAGCAAAGCAACAGTGCCGCTCTCAAACACACATTGGAGGGCGAAGATGTTTTTATTCAGGCACAAAAAGCATTGATTTTGCAACACTACGAAGAAGCTAAAACGCTCTTTGATCGCTGTGTAGAAATTGATGCCAAAAACGATGCCGCTTATTACGAACTTTCGCGCATTGCCTACGACGAACGCCAAACTGCCGACGCACTCCGCTATATTGAAAAAGCCGTAAAATTAGACCCCGACAACAAATGGTATCAACTGATGTATGCCGATGTGCTCGGAATTGTCGGCTCTATGGATAAGTCGGAGGAGGTGTATCAGGCTTTGATAAAAAAAGATCCCGATAACCCCGAATACTACTACGATTTGGCTTATACACTCAAATTTAAAAACGATGCCGCCGGAGCATTGAAAGTATTCGACAAATTGGAGCAGTTGATGGGTATTGACGAAAACATTACCCTCGAAAAACAACGCCTTTATATGGAGTTGGAACAGCCCGAAAAGGCAATAGAGGAAATGCAAAAACTGATAGAAAAATACCCGCACCGCGAAAAATATTATCTGCTACTGGCTGAATTGTATGTGGTAATGAACCAAAAAGACAAAGCCATTGAAGCATATCGCAAAATTTTGGAATTTAATCCCAATCATCCGATGGCACGTTTGGCAATGGCAGAGTACCATTTGGATAACGGCGACTCGGAACAATATATGCAGGAACTGAGGGGTTTTTTCAGTAATCCGGCGGTGGGGGCGCACGGCAAAGTAGAGGTGTTGCTTGCCAAATATGGCGACTATGCCAGCAAAAAAGGTACGCCCGCTTTTGACGAAGTATTGGAACTGTCTAAAATAATGATAGATACCCACCCCGAAGATGCCGAAGCCAATGCTATTCGTGCCGATATCTTGTTTTATGGTGGCGAAAAAGAGGCTTCTATTCCTTTGTACCAAAAATCAACCCAGTTAGATGGTAGCAACTATTTGGTGTGGCAGCAATTATTTTATGTTCTTGCCGACCTCAACAAACATCAGGATTTAGCCGATAATACACAAGCCGCCATTGATTTGTTCCCAAACCAGCCATTGCCTTATTTTTTCAATGGCTTGGCAAATAATCATTTGAATAATTACGAAAAAGCAGTAAAATCGCTCAAAAAAGCCAGCTTTATTGCTACCGACAATACCAATTTGCTTACCGAAATTTATGCTCAACTCGGCGATATTTACAATACCACCCGCGAGTACAAAAAATCGGACGAAAGCTACGAAGAATCTTTGCGCATCGACCCCAACAACGCTTATGTACTCAACAATTACAGCTATTATTTGTCGGTGCGCAACGAAAACCTCGACAAAGCCGAAGAAATGTCCAAAAAATCCAATGAAATAGAACCCGACAATATATCATTTCTGGATACCTACGCTTGGATTATGTTTCAGCAACAAAAATACGCTGATGCCGCTACTTGGATAGAAAAAGCACTGGCGCAGGGCGGCGACAAACGCCCCGTGATTGTAGAACACGCCGGAGATATTTATTTTAAACTCGGAAATGTGAATAAAGCTGTGGAAATGTGGATAAAATCAAAAGAATTAGGCAATAAAAATCCCGAATTGGATAAAAAAATTGCAGAAAAACGCTTTTAA
- a CDS encoding NTP transferase domain-containing protein: MNIIIPMAGRGTRLRPHTLTTAKPLIPIAGKPMVQRLVEDLESMAGEKIDNIGFVIGDFGEQVEKDLLALATSLGATGHIYHQHKPLGTAHAILCAAPLLQGRTIVAFADTLFRASFHFNLADEGCIIVQRVDDPRAYGVVKLNEAGFISDFVEKPDTFVSDMAIIGIYYFSDGDYLRREMQYLLDNDIKDKGEFQLTNALENMKQKGTRFTVGSVEEWLDCGNKDACIYTNERVLEHKKESIVQGRNFMSENSVIIEPCFIGEGVILKNSVVGPYVSIGNHCSIHHSVVSHSIIQHKSNIIGKHINNSMIGSNVTLKSKAEEWSIGDFSFCHDE, translated from the coding sequence ATGAACATCATTATTCCTATGGCCGGACGCGGAACTCGTCTGCGCCCGCACACACTTACAACTGCCAAACCACTTATTCCTATTGCCGGCAAACCGATGGTTCAGCGTTTGGTGGAGGATTTGGAAAGTATGGCCGGCGAAAAAATAGATAATATCGGTTTTGTTATCGGTGATTTTGGGGAACAAGTGGAAAAAGACCTGCTCGCACTGGCGACTTCTTTGGGTGCAACCGGACATATTTATCATCAGCACAAACCACTCGGCACAGCACACGCTATTTTGTGCGCTGCTCCTTTGTTGCAGGGGCGCACCATCGTGGCTTTTGCCGATACCTTATTCCGTGCTTCCTTTCATTTCAACCTCGCCGACGAAGGCTGCATCATCGTGCAGCGCGTAGATGACCCCCGCGCCTATGGAGTTGTAAAACTCAACGAAGCCGGATTTATCAGCGATTTTGTAGAAAAACCCGACACCTTCGTCAGTGATATGGCTATTATCGGAATTTATTATTTCAGCGACGGCGACTACCTGCGCCGCGAAATGCAATATTTATTGGATAATGACATCAAAGATAAAGGAGAATTTCAACTGACCAACGCTTTGGAGAATATGAAGCAAAAAGGCACCCGTTTTACGGTAGGCAGCGTGGAAGAATGGTTGGACTGTGGAAATAAAGACGCTTGTATTTATACCAATGAGCGCGTATTAGAACACAAAAAAGAAAGCATCGTGCAGGGGCGCAATTTTATGTCGGAAAATTCGGTAATTATTGAACCGTGCTTTATCGGTGAAGGCGTAATTTTAAAAAATTCGGTAGTAGGTCCTTATGTATCCATCGGAAACCATTGCAGTATCCATCATTCGGTGGTGAGCCACAGTATCATTCAGCACAAAAGCAACATCATCGGCAAGCACATCAACAACAGTATGATTGGCAGCAACGTGACACTCAAAAGCAAAGCAGAAGAGTGGAGTATCGGCGATTTTTCTTTTTGCCATGATGAATAA
- the trmB gene encoding tRNA (guanosine(46)-N7)-methyltransferase TrmB, whose translation MGKNKSTKFAEVETLPNVFHNKSFPVAQLYDHSGAEVSWRGRWAAYFNNENPLVLELACGMADYARNMATMLPQQNYIGVDLKGNRIWSGATRALKAQQQQVAFIRSQIELIDQFFAPAEVSSIWITFPDPQPEKKRAKKRLTHPRFLKTYRRFLQPNGKIHLKTDSDLLYEFTMEVLQADKEVKIFEQYDNLYAAAPDNPLLHIKTKYELMHLEAGKTIKYVQFGW comes from the coding sequence ATGGGTAAAAATAAATCAACTAAGTTTGCAGAAGTAGAAACGCTGCCAAATGTGTTTCATAACAAAAGTTTTCCGGTGGCACAATTGTACGACCACAGCGGTGCGGAGGTTTCGTGGCGCGGCAGGTGGGCAGCGTATTTTAATAATGAAAACCCCCTCGTGCTGGAATTGGCTTGCGGTATGGCGGATTATGCCCGCAATATGGCAACAATGCTGCCTCAGCAAAATTATATCGGTGTGGACTTGAAAGGAAACCGGATTTGGAGTGGTGCTACACGTGCGCTCAAAGCGCAGCAACAGCAGGTTGCTTTTATTCGCTCGCAGATTGAACTCATTGACCAGTTTTTTGCACCCGCCGAAGTCAGCAGCATTTGGATTACTTTTCCCGACCCCCAACCCGAAAAAAAACGCGCCAAAAAACGCCTCACACACCCCCGTTTTTTGAAAACTTACCGCCGTTTTTTGCAGCCGAACGGAAAAATTCATTTAAAAACCGACAGTGACCTGCTCTACGAATTTACGATGGAGGTGCTGCAAGCGGATAAAGAAGTGAAAATTTTTGAACAATACGATAACCTGTATGCCGCTGCTCCCGACAATCCTTTGCTGCACATCAAAACCAAATATGAGCTAATGCACTTAGAAGCCGGAAAAACTATTAAATATGTGCAGTTTGGCTGGTAA
- a CDS encoding helix-hairpin-helix domain-containing protein — MRLHSLFSQAQAHLRHYFTFNRQDKRVLLLLLLSAVLLKITAEWYFYRRVAETTLPSQTLQAAATWLEQQQTAAASEQAAVVFDAAGKPIVNAAYFPFDPNQITLEECLQLGIKQYVCNNLIKYRQKGGAFKKKEDFGKLYGLSAAEYQRLEPFLQLPASVGAEPETSFSTASPPPTSSPAPDLVLQLQPFNPNEWSEQECKQMGLPAAVCKTIQNFLAKGGTFRIKSDVAKIYSLPPDLYRQLEPYIQLPAERTSAAANNALATNTNTNTPTVASVLAPFDPNLLNAQQAEALGLSAAQFKSIRKYVEKGGVFRKKEDFKKMYVISEEEYRRLEPYIEIAATPPTALQLLNINTATIAEWLQLPDMNENIAQDIVNYRSKLGGFVELAQLREVKSVKSAWLSKIKNRLQVDPAQVQRLNINRLSEAELARHEYIAYSVAVAIVQMRQKAGAFTSVAQLAENPAISAEQYKKIAPYLRID, encoded by the coding sequence ATGCGCCTACACAGCTTATTCTCACAGGCACAAGCGCATTTGCGTCATTATTTTACCTTCAACAGACAAGATAAACGTGTGCTGTTGCTGCTCTTGTTGTCGGCGGTATTGCTCAAAATAACGGCTGAATGGTATTTTTATCGGCGAGTTGCAGAAACAACGCTTCCTTCTCAAACCCTACAAGCCGCCGCCACTTGGTTGGAGCAACAACAAACCGCCGCTGCTTCCGAGCAAGCCGCCGTAGTGTTTGATGCTGCCGGCAAGCCGATAGTAAATGCCGCTTATTTTCCTTTTGACCCCAATCAAATTACTTTGGAAGAATGTTTGCAATTGGGTATTAAGCAATATGTGTGCAATAATTTGATAAAATATCGGCAAAAAGGAGGGGCTTTTAAGAAAAAAGAAGATTTTGGAAAACTTTACGGACTTTCAGCCGCCGAGTATCAACGTTTAGAGCCTTTTTTGCAACTGCCCGCTTCGGTGGGTGCTGAACCTGAAACTTCGTTTTCTACTGCATCGCCGCCGCCCACTTCTTCGCCTGCGCCCGACCTTGTATTGCAATTGCAACCTTTTAATCCCAATGAATGGAGCGAACAGGAATGTAAGCAAATGGGACTGCCTGCTGCTGTGTGCAAAACTATTCAGAATTTTTTGGCAAAAGGTGGCACTTTCCGTATCAAAAGCGATGTGGCTAAAATTTACAGCCTGCCCCCCGATTTATATCGTCAGTTAGAGCCTTATATCCAACTGCCCGCCGAGCGCACATCTGCTGCTGCCAACAATGCACTTGCCACCAACACCAATACCAACACACCGACTGTTGCATCGGTGCTTGCACCTTTTGACCCTAATTTGCTCAATGCACAGCAAGCCGAAGCTCTGGGATTGAGTGCGGCACAGTTCAAAAGTATTCGTAAATATGTGGAAAAAGGAGGCGTATTCCGAAAAAAAGAAGATTTTAAAAAAATGTATGTGATTTCGGAGGAGGAATATCGTCGTTTAGAGCCTTATATTGAAATTGCAGCAACGCCACCCACTGCTTTGCAGTTGTTGAATATAAACACCGCCACCATTGCCGAGTGGCTGCAACTGCCCGATATGAATGAAAATATAGCGCAGGATATTGTTAATTATCGCTCTAAATTGGGCGGATTTGTGGAGTTGGCACAACTCAGAGAAGTAAAAAGCGTGAAATCGGCGTGGCTATCCAAAATAAAAAACCGTCTGCAAGTAGATCCGGCACAGGTGCAACGCCTCAATATCAACCGCCTCAGCGAAGCAGAATTGGCGCGCCACGAATATATCGCTTATTCGGTGGCAGTGGCTATTGTTCAAATGCGCCAAAAGGCAGGAGCTTTTACATCGGTGGCTCAATTGGCGGAAAACCCTGCCATCAGTGCCGAGCAATACAAGAAAATAGCACCGTATCTTCGCATAGACTAA